A section of the Saliniramus fredricksonii genome encodes:
- the ispH gene encoding 4-hydroxy-3-methylbut-2-enyl diphosphate reductase, translating into MRRPLTVLLANPRGFCAGVDRAIAAVEDLRVMTERPVYVRHEIIHNARVVDDMRRRGVHFVDAIAQIPDNAVTVFSAHGVSRAVEEEAQARGLDVIDATCPLVRRVHVEGRRHAREGRAVIVIGHREHVEVEGILGQIAGETHDAETHVVAGRADVAALDVSDPLRLAYVTQTTLSVDDTRDIIAALKERFPAIIGPDIKTICYATQNRQGAVRMLAERAERFIVCGARNSSNTNRLRDVARFLNRPALLVEEAHELDADFIAQADTIGVTAGASAPEVIVQEVLERLADWRQIHVEEVTLTRETTQFAPVELQGLRSDPA; encoded by the coding sequence ATGAGGCGTCCGCTCACCGTCCTCCTGGCCAATCCGCGCGGCTTCTGCGCCGGGGTCGATCGCGCCATCGCGGCGGTGGAAGATCTGCGCGTGATGACGGAGAGACCGGTCTATGTCCGCCACGAAATCATCCACAACGCCCGCGTCGTCGACGACATGCGCCGGCGCGGCGTGCATTTCGTCGATGCAATCGCACAAATCCCCGACAATGCCGTGACGGTCTTTTCCGCGCATGGCGTCTCGCGTGCGGTCGAAGAGGAAGCGCAGGCGCGCGGGCTCGACGTGATCGACGCCACCTGCCCGCTGGTGCGGCGGGTTCATGTCGAGGGCCGCCGCCATGCCCGCGAAGGGCGCGCGGTGATCGTCATCGGCCATCGCGAGCATGTCGAGGTCGAGGGCATTCTGGGGCAGATCGCGGGGGAGACGCATGATGCAGAAACCCATGTCGTGGCGGGGCGCGCGGATGTCGCCGCGCTCGACGTGAGCGACCCGCTGCGTCTCGCCTATGTGACCCAGACGACGCTCTCCGTGGATGATACACGCGACATCATCGCCGCCTTGAAGGAACGCTTCCCCGCGATCATCGGCCCCGACATCAAGACGATCTGCTATGCGACGCAAAACCGCCAGGGCGCGGTGCGCATGCTCGCGGAGCGGGCCGAACGCTTCATCGTCTGCGGCGCGCGCAACAGTTCCAATACCAACCGCCTGCGCGATGTCGCCCGCTTCCTCAACCGCCCGGCCCTCCTGGTCGAGGAAGCGCATGAGCTCGACGCGGATTTCATCGCGCAGGCCGATACGATCGGCGTTACCGCCGGGGCCTCCGCGCCGGAGGTGATCGTGCAGGAGGTGCTGGAGAGGCTCGCCGACTGGCGGCAGATACATGTGGAAGAAGTGACACTGACGCGCGAGACCACGCAATTCGCGCCGGTCGAACTCCAGGGGCTGCGAAGCGATCCGGCGTGA
- a CDS encoding DMT family transporter, translated as MSAQVSRPDDLNKAVLYMVFAASLIPMLNASAKYLTGDYSVLQITWARYAGHFVYMLMVFVPYRGLALLRSQQIPLQLLRSSLLCMATLIYITALAFVPLTTAAAISFTAPFIVTAFAPFILGERVSLRRWIAITVGFAGALIVIRPGEGMNLAALLVFGSAASAAFYQLLSRKLAAGDPADTSITYIAVTGFLLTSLPLPFIWQTPGSLLDWVLFASLGFFGGFGHYFLVRAFEVAPAPFVSPFNYLQLGGAVLLGWVVFGQLPDLFVWLGSAIIIGSGVYILYSERARGIPVRTGPLR; from the coding sequence ATGAGCGCGCAGGTTTCACGACCGGACGATCTGAACAAGGCCGTGCTCTACATGGTCTTCGCCGCGTCGCTGATCCCGATGCTGAATGCCAGTGCGAAATATCTGACCGGTGATTACAGCGTGCTGCAGATCACCTGGGCACGCTATGCCGGGCATTTCGTCTACATGCTGATGGTGTTCGTGCCCTATCGCGGGCTCGCACTCCTGCGCTCGCAGCAGATCCCGCTGCAACTCCTGCGCTCGAGCCTGCTCTGTATGGCGACGCTGATCTATATCACCGCGCTCGCCTTCGTGCCGCTGACCACCGCTGCGGCGATCAGTTTCACCGCCCCTTTCATCGTCACCGCCTTCGCGCCGTTCATTCTGGGCGAGCGGGTCAGTCTGCGCCGCTGGATCGCGATCACGGTCGGATTTGCCGGCGCGCTGATCGTGATCAGGCCGGGCGAGGGCATGAATCTGGCCGCGCTCCTGGTCTTCGGCAGCGCCGCCTCGGCTGCGTTCTATCAGCTGCTTTCGCGCAAGCTCGCCGCCGGCGATCCGGCGGATACCTCGATCACCTATATCGCCGTGACGGGATTCCTGCTCACCAGCCTGCCATTGCCTTTCATCTGGCAGACACCGGGAAGCCTCCTCGACTGGGTGCTCTTCGCCAGTCTCGGCTTCTTCGGCGGGTTCGGACACTACTTCCTCGTGCGCGCTTTCGAGGTTGCCCCCGCGCCCTTCGTCTCGCCCTTCAACTATCTCCAGCTCGGGGGCGCGGTGCTGCTGGGATGGGTGGTTTTCGGACAATTGCCGGATCTGTTCGTCTGGCTCGGCTCGGCCATCATCATCGGCAGCGGCGTCTATATTCTCTATTCCGAGCGCGCCAGGGGCATCCCGGTGCGCACCGGGCCGCTGCGCTGA
- a CDS encoding methyl-accepting chemotaxis protein — translation MDALITAGTGSATGKREVAPEMLEQSSDALPVMRSIIRRMNGFLYRCRNDADFTMMFMEGAVDRVTGYDRDVFTGPERRSYAGIIHPDDARMVDDAVAAAVESRGNWEVDYRIRRADGGEQWVHESGGGVYGRDGALSHLEGVVIDVNSKKTRELENSTVLLERVGQTSQEIITNTGSILRILHTLQLLALNARIEAARAGEYGAGFTVVATEIKALADESGVSAGRITELSEELQSILRQKA, via the coding sequence ATGGATGCCTTGATTACAGCCGGGACCGGCAGCGCTACCGGAAAGCGCGAAGTGGCACCTGAAATGCTGGAGCAATCTTCGGATGCACTACCAGTCATGCGCTCCATCATACGCCGGATGAACGGCTTCCTCTATCGCTGCCGCAACGATGCGGATTTCACCATGATGTTCATGGAAGGCGCGGTCGACCGTGTCACCGGCTATGATCGTGATGTCTTTACCGGCCCGGAAAGACGTTCCTATGCCGGCATCATCCATCCCGATGATGCGCGGATGGTGGACGATGCCGTCGCCGCAGCCGTGGAATCGCGCGGTAACTGGGAGGTCGATTACCGGATCCGGCGCGCCGATGGCGGCGAACAATGGGTGCACGAGAGCGGGGGCGGCGTCTATGGGCGGGACGGGGCACTGTCGCATCTCGAGGGCGTCGTGATCGACGTCAACAGCAAGAAGACGCGCGAGCTCGAGAATTCCACCGTGCTGCTGGAGCGCGTCGGCCAGACCAGCCAGGAGATCATCACCAATACCGGTTCGATCCTGCGTATCCTGCACACTTTGCAATTGCTGGCTCTGAATGCACGCATCGAGGCCGCGCGCGCCGGCGAATACGGGGCCGGCTTCACCGTCGTCGCCACGGAAATCAAGGCGCTCGCCGATGAGAGCGGCGTTTCGGCGGGCCGCATCACGGAACTCTCCGAGGAACTCCAGAGCATCCTGCGCCAGAAAGCCTGA
- a CDS encoding hydroxysqualene dehydroxylase has protein sequence MTGIVHIVGAGMAGLSAAVAATEAGRTVHLYEAAPQAGGRCRTVTGADGFTHDNGAHVLLSANRAARGLIDRIGAQDGWIEPEPRGLPVYDAHAQRLSRIGLSPWSWMARDKRPPGMALADLPRLARLAAPLVPPLADRPIGPIFAGSALHDQLIEPLTVAVLNTPVSRASSARLGRALRRVMRPGGARLLIARNGLGPDLVDPAIAWLAQRGAHLRTGMRLRAVEAQDDRAAALVFAGGTIRLSGDDRVILALPPAEIARLFPQIHAPTRFEPIINAHFALAEPLPAEAVPRFIGLVGTLAQWVLVRADHLSVTVSAAEDRIADNPEPLLARIEAEITPALEAAGVACGIGERRRLVKEKRATMTQDAGGAVYRPRPPLRGLAFAGDWIGPLPATIEAAMLSGRDALAQIAEERP, from the coding sequence ATGACCGGCATCGTCCACATCGTCGGCGCCGGCATGGCCGGGCTCTCCGCTGCGGTTGCGGCGACAGAGGCGGGACGCACCGTACATCTCTACGAAGCCGCGCCCCAGGCAGGGGGGCGCTGCCGCACGGTGACCGGCGCTGACGGGTTCACCCATGATAACGGCGCGCATGTGCTGCTCTCGGCCAACCGCGCTGCGCGCGGTCTGATCGATCGTATCGGCGCGCAAGACGGCTGGATCGAGCCGGAACCGCGCGGCCTTCCCGTCTATGATGCACATGCGCAGCGGCTTTCGCGCATCGGCCTCTCGCCCTGGTCCTGGATGGCGCGCGACAAGCGTCCGCCCGGCATGGCGCTCGCCGATCTGCCGCGCCTCGCACGCCTCGCCGCACCGCTTGTCCCACCACTTGCCGACCGTCCGATCGGACCGATCTTCGCGGGAAGCGCGCTGCATGATCAGCTGATCGAACCGCTCACCGTCGCCGTGCTCAACACCCCCGTATCGCGTGCCTCCTCGGCCCGGCTCGGGCGGGCGCTGCGCCGCGTGATGCGCCCCGGCGGTGCGCGGCTGCTCATCGCCCGCAACGGCCTCGGCCCCGATCTCGTCGATCCGGCCATCGCCTGGCTGGCGCAACGCGGCGCGCATCTGCGCACGGGGATGCGCCTGCGCGCAGTGGAAGCGCAGGACGACCGGGCCGCAGCCCTCGTCTTTGCCGGTGGGACGATCCGGCTGAGCGGGGATGACCGCGTGATCCTTGCCCTGCCCCCCGCCGAGATCGCCCGGCTTTTTCCGCAAATCCACGCGCCGACGCGCTTCGAGCCGATCATCAACGCGCATTTCGCCCTCGCTGAACCGCTCCCGGCCGAGGCCGTGCCGCGCTTCATCGGCCTCGTCGGCACGCTCGCACAATGGGTTCTGGTGCGCGCTGATCATCTCTCGGTGACGGTCTCTGCGGCAGAAGATCGCATCGCCGACAATCCGGAGCCCCTGCTCGCGCGTATCGAAGCGGAGATTACGCCCGCGCTCGAAGCGGCGGGCGTGGCATGCGGGATCGGGGAGCGGCGTCGGCTGGTGAAGGAAAAACGCGCGACCATGACGCAGGATGCCGGTGGTGCGGTGTATCGCCCGCGCCCGCCCCTGCGCGGGCTTGCCTTCGCCGGCGACTGGATCGGCCCTCTTCCAGCGACCATTGAGGCGGCAATGCTTTCCGGGCGGGATGCGCTGGCGCAGATCGCGGAGGAGCGCCCATGA
- a CDS encoding SLC13 family permease: MTQDQGIFLAILVATVTLFIWGRWRHDMVAVAALLACVAFGLVDRDTAFEGFGHPAVVTVACVLILSRALQTSGAVDAIAQRFIPSDAGIFLTLAALTTLGAVLSAFMNNVGALALLMPIAIQMAAKHDIAPGKVLMPLSFGSILGGMTTLIGTPPNLIVAGFRRETGESAFSMFAFTPVGVTVAASGLIFLLLLGRQLVPQRGGGNAEGFETDAYLTEARVPSKSKAVGMTLKQIEKELDEVDAMVVGLIRNEVRMRTPDPWRKLRIDDILVIEAEPEALAGILSMLELKLEEDKPRDPDSPEAQADKEDEEQRDDEITISEMVVLPNSSLIGRSAADIHLRTRFAINMLAVSRQGQRSRARLRTLRLQAGDVLLLQGAPQRLSEFAAQFALVPLAERSVRIPDTRQALMALGIMGVAIAAAAFGLFPAAIAFAFGVLAVMALRIIPARNIYNAVDWPVIVLLGALIPVAGAMATTGAAELVAQTLLDWGGSSSNVAALAIFLVITMTISAFVNNAATAAVMCPIAISTANSLGISADPLLMGVAVGASCAFMTPIGHQNNTIILGLGGFRFGDYWQLGLPLQAVVVAVAVPMIPLVWPF, translated from the coding sequence ATGACCCAGGACCAGGGTATCTTTCTCGCCATTCTGGTGGCGACCGTCACGTTGTTCATCTGGGGGCGCTGGCGCCATGACATGGTGGCCGTCGCCGCGCTGCTGGCCTGTGTGGCGTTCGGCCTGGTCGACAGGGACACCGCTTTCGAGGGCTTCGGCCACCCGGCGGTGGTGACGGTCGCCTGTGTGCTGATCCTGTCGCGCGCCCTGCAGACATCCGGGGCCGTGGATGCGATTGCGCAAAGGTTCATTCCATCGGATGCAGGCATCTTCCTCACCCTCGCCGCCTTGACGACGCTCGGCGCGGTCTTGTCCGCCTTCATGAACAATGTCGGAGCGCTGGCGCTCCTGATGCCGATCGCCATCCAGATGGCGGCGAAGCACGACATCGCGCCCGGCAAGGTCTTGATGCCACTCTCCTTCGGCTCGATTCTCGGGGGGATGACCACGCTGATCGGCACGCCGCCGAACCTGATCGTGGCGGGCTTTCGCCGCGAGACGGGCGAAAGCGCCTTCAGCATGTTCGCTTTTACCCCGGTCGGCGTCACCGTCGCGGCCAGTGGCCTGATCTTCCTGCTGTTGCTGGGACGCCAACTCGTCCCGCAGCGTGGTGGTGGCAACGCAGAAGGCTTCGAGACCGATGCCTATCTGACCGAAGCGCGTGTTCCATCGAAGTCGAAAGCGGTCGGCATGACGCTCAAGCAGATCGAGAAGGAGCTCGACGAGGTCGATGCGATGGTGGTCGGCCTGATCCGCAACGAGGTGCGCATGCGCACCCCCGATCCCTGGCGCAAGCTCCGCATCGACGACATTCTCGTGATCGAGGCCGAGCCGGAGGCTCTCGCCGGGATCCTCTCGATGCTGGAACTCAAGCTCGAAGAGGACAAGCCGCGCGATCCCGATTCGCCGGAGGCGCAGGCCGATAAAGAGGATGAAGAGCAGCGTGACGACGAGATCACCATAAGCGAGATGGTGGTGCTGCCCAATTCGTCGCTGATCGGGCGCTCCGCCGCCGATATCCATCTGCGCACGCGCTTTGCCATCAACATGCTCGCGGTCTCGCGTCAGGGTCAGCGTTCGCGGGCGCGGCTGCGCACTCTTCGATTGCAGGCGGGTGATGTCCTTCTGTTGCAGGGCGCCCCGCAGCGTTTGTCCGAATTCGCGGCCCAGTTCGCGCTCGTGCCGCTGGCCGAGCGGTCCGTGCGTATCCCCGATACACGCCAGGCACTGATGGCACTGGGTATCATGGGCGTGGCCATTGCCGCTGCCGCCTTCGGGCTGTTTCCCGCCGCGATCGCCTTCGCCTTCGGCGTTCTCGCGGTCATGGCCCTGCGCATCATCCCCGCGCGCAACATCTACAATGCCGTCGACTGGCCGGTGATCGTCCTGCTCGGGGCGCTGATTCCCGTTGCCGGGGCGATGGCCACGACCGGCGCGGCGGAACTGGTCGCGCAGACACTGCTGGATTGGGGCGGCAGTTCGAGCAATGTAGCGGCGCTCGCCATATTCCTCGTCATCACGATGACGATATCGGCCTTCGTCAACAACGCAGCCACGGCTGCCGTGATGTGTCCGATCGCGATCAGCACGGCAAATTCCCTCGGCATCAGCGCGGATCCCCTGCTGATGGGGGTCGCGGTCGGCGCGTCCTGCGCCTTCATGACCCCGATCGGGCATCAGAACAACACCATCATCCTCGGCCTCGGCGGCTTCCGTTTCGGCGATTACTGGCAGCTCGGCTTGCCACTCCAGGCCGTTGTCGTGGCCGTCGCCGTACCGATGATTCCCCTGGTCTGGCCATTCTAG
- a CDS encoding squalene/phytoene synthase family protein, giving the protein MSRSAAIAPTKTHRDENFPVASHLIARPLRRAVLAFYRYVRAADDIADDGALSSTEKLARLDAFERALVTGDDSEPLALALHDADARFGCGIEEARMLLDAFRQDAVKARYADWAELRDYCRRSADPVGRFLLRLHGEQRHPDGAQAQEAADALCTALQILNHLQDLEKDRVVLGRIYLPTPWLDLAGGEAAFFDPANGDARRALIDAALDRVDRLIDEARFLPGLVRSRRLAAESAVTLKLAARLAARLRRGDPVMTRIDLGKPDFLVAATTALASLPRRRRDPAPAITRRIVAASGSSFRIGMAALPGARRRAIHAVYAFCRVIDDIADGCAPMAEKRVFLDAWRREIDALPDAPTTAIGRELASAMRAHHLPCAEFHALLDGMEADARPRVRIADDTAFDLYCRRVAGAVGVLSIHIFGAPQARDFALTLGHTLQIVNVLRDVADDAAMERVYVPLSRLAAHGLSDAPARELIRDPRFGQVCAELAGEAEAGFVQVDAMLETLDRARLKPAILMMEGYRALFARMHARGFTQGGERLRLGWRDKLALAARALRRAPS; this is encoded by the coding sequence ATGAGCCGATCCGCTGCCATTGCACCGACAAAAACCCATCGCGACGAGAATTTTCCCGTCGCCTCGCATCTCATCGCCAGGCCCCTGCGGCGGGCGGTTCTGGCCTTCTACCGCTATGTCCGCGCGGCGGACGACATTGCCGATGACGGCGCACTTTCGAGCACGGAAAAGCTTGCCCGGCTCGACGCCTTCGAACGCGCGCTGGTCACCGGCGATGATAGTGAGCCCCTCGCTCTGGCGCTCCACGATGCCGATGCGCGTTTCGGTTGCGGCATCGAGGAAGCGCGCATGCTGCTCGACGCCTTCCGACAGGATGCGGTGAAGGCGCGCTACGCGGACTGGGCCGAATTGCGCGACTATTGCCGCCGCTCGGCCGATCCGGTCGGGCGGTTTCTGCTGCGCCTGCACGGCGAGCAGCGCCATCCCGATGGCGCGCAGGCGCAGGAAGCCGCAGATGCCTTGTGCACTGCCTTGCAGATTCTCAACCATTTGCAGGATCTGGAAAAGGACCGTGTCGTTCTCGGTCGTATCTACCTTCCCACCCCCTGGCTCGACCTTGCCGGCGGCGAGGCCGCCTTTTTCGATCCCGCCAACGGGGACGCGCGCCGCGCCTTGATCGATGCCGCGCTCGATCGCGTCGACCGACTGATCGACGAAGCCCGCTTTCTCCCCGGCCTGGTGCGCAGCCGCAGGCTCGCGGCGGAAAGCGCCGTGACACTGAAACTCGCGGCGCGACTCGCGGCCAGGCTGCGCCGGGGCGATCCCGTCATGACGCGGATCGATCTCGGCAAACCGGATTTTCTCGTCGCCGCCACCACTGCCCTCGCCTCGCTGCCCCGGCGCCGTCGCGACCCCGCCCCCGCCATCACCCGGCGGATCGTCGCCGCCTCGGGCTCCTCCTTCCGCATCGGCATGGCCGCCCTGCCGGGCGCACGCCGCCGCGCGATCCATGCCGTCTACGCCTTCTGCCGCGTCATCGACGACATCGCCGATGGCTGCGCTCCAATGGCGGAGAAACGGGTTTTCCTCGATGCATGGCGCCGGGAAATCGACGCGCTTCCCGATGCGCCCACCACAGCCATCGGGCGCGAGCTCGCAAGCGCCATGCGCGCTCATCATCTGCCCTGCGCGGAATTCCACGCCCTGCTGGACGGGATGGAGGCGGATGCGCGCCCCCGCGTGCGAATCGCCGACGATACCGCTTTCGACCTCTATTGCCGCCGCGTTGCAGGCGCTGTCGGGGTGCTTTCGATCCACATTTTCGGCGCCCCGCAGGCGCGCGATTTCGCGCTGACGCTCGGGCATACGCTGCAGATCGTCAACGTGCTGCGCGATGTCGCCGACGACGCCGCGATGGAGCGCGTCTACGTGCCGCTCTCGCGCCTCGCGGCGCACGGCCTGAGCGATGCGCCCGCGCGCGAACTCATCCGTGATCCGCGTTTCGGGCAGGTCTGCGCCGAACTCGCCGGTGAGGCCGAGGCCGGTTTCGTGCAGGTGGATGCCATGCTGGAGACGCTCGATCGGGCACGGCTGAAACCTGCGATCCTGATGATGGAGGGCTATCGCGCGCTGTTTGCACGCATGCATGCGCGCGGTTTCACCCAGGGCGGCGAGCGCCTGCGGCTCGGCTGGCGCGACAAGCTCGCGCTCGCGGCCAGGGCCCTGCGCCGGGCGCCGTCATGA
- a CDS encoding GlcG/HbpS family heme-binding protein has product MSELKSRIAQRMVAATLKAAREASLKPVAVAVYDARGALKAFQAEDGTSLRRGEIAMGKAYGAIALGVPSRTVGAMAVERPHFIAAASHIVDGPLVPAPGGVLIRDKRGALLGAVGVSGDLSDKDEAAALAGITAVGLAADAGT; this is encoded by the coding sequence ATGTCCGAACTGAAATCACGCATCGCGCAGCGCATGGTCGCCGCGACGCTGAAAGCCGCCCGCGAAGCCTCGCTCAAGCCCGTGGCGGTCGCCGTCTATGATGCGCGCGGCGCGCTCAAGGCCTTCCAGGCGGAGGACGGCACCAGCCTCAGGCGCGGCGAGATCGCCATGGGCAAGGCCTATGGCGCGATCGCGCTCGGCGTACCCTCACGCACCGTCGGTGCCATGGCGGTGGAGCGCCCGCATTTCATCGCGGCTGCGAGCCATATCGTCGACGGCCCCCTCGTGCCCGCCCCCGGCGGCGTGCTGATCCGCGACAAGCGCGGGGCCCTGCTCGGCGCGGTGGGTGTCTCGGGCGATCTCTCCGACAAGGATGAAGCGGCGGCCCTGGCCGGCATCACCGCCGTCGGCCTCGCGGCGGATGCCGGGACCTGA